DNA from Dehalobacter sp. 12DCB1:
GATTCCCAATTTCCAGGTGATAGCTTTGATTGATGGCTGTCAATAAGGCCATTTGGCTGGAAGCGCTCATTTCCAGCAGCAGCAGCGCAATTTCCATATCACTGAAGTGTAAGCGGTCTGGTATGTCCTGGTATTCTTCCAGGGACCGTTCGGGAAACTGTATGGTTGGCAGCGTGACATCCTCGGATTGTAAAAAATCCTCACTCATTTTGACAGTTCTTTCTACCAATGCATCCAGTGCATCTTTAAGCAGTATTCTGAGTTCAGGATCTTTAGCATGATTATACAGAATAGTAATAACTGAGGCTTGAAAACGCCCCATCAAAACAATCTGATACTGCAAACCTGCCTCAATATAATTAGCAGGTTCGTGATCCATCATATTTTGAACAATGGAATGGCTCTTGGCGGTCGCTTTTTCCAGAATATTCATCGTTAAATCCTCCTTTTTATATAGTAGGTTTAACGATTTATCTGTTTTTATGCTTGAAAACAATAAATGCCGGGAAAAGTATATGATACTAAACAAACACTGCAACACTTGCAATGTTTGTTTTCTAATGGTGCGCCCGGCAGGATTTGAACCTGCGACCTCCGGCCTCGGAAACCGTCACTCTATCCCCTGAGCTACGAGCGCAATAAAACCGCTACATTACTTTACTAAATAGAATTCTTTTTGTCAAGAATAATGTTAAAGAAAGCTTGGTACAAATTGTCGGAGAGAGCTTGGATGACTAGCTTAATTTGAGGTAAAACATGAACCTAAAAAAAATACCATGGCATTTTTTCAAAAGATTTTTTGGA
Protein-coding regions in this window:
- a CDS encoding spore coat protein, whose translation is MNILEKATAKSHSIVQNMMDHEPANYIEAGLQYQIVLMGRFQASVITILYNHAKDPELRILLKDALDALVERTVKMSEDFLQSEDVTLPTIQFPERSLEEYQDIPDRLHFSDMEIALLLLEMSASSQMALLTAINQSYHLEIGNRLRKELNIGFDWAYQLEQLMLQRNWLPKIAKIVH